A single region of the Silene latifolia isolate original U9 population chromosome 8, ASM4854445v1, whole genome shotgun sequence genome encodes:
- the LOC141595355 gene encoding patellin-3-like encodes MASRQHSITEHQNKALEELKTQIQDAFKSHQLTSYEQVEATIWGVPLLGDRRSNTIILKFLKAKDFHVMDALSMIKDTLRWRAEVGVDTLLEEDLGNSFDRVLFTHGYDKEGYPIWYLALGELLNSMLCQTTSSDVENQHKFYCWLIQFVERNIKKLDFSRGGRNSFNLVIDLGLVSSWHGTRDLYKVIYKFLQLLHDHYPGFVEKQMEQQQDCNIYRRIQNSRDSFQECDVHWDLRVINWDIIYQAEFVPIAKGRYITVISKPRKLTPTDRPIISDSFRVSESGKLVLTIHNMNSKKKKLLARVRVVPIDGTKVADEASLRGWLPQPDESC; translated from the exons ATGGCAAGTAGACAGCATAGCATTACAGAACATCAAAACAAAGCCTTGGAAGAGTTAAAAACCCAAATCCAAGATGCATTTAAAAGTCATCAACTCACCTCTTATGAACAAGTGGAGGCTACTATATGGGGTGTTCCACTTCTCGGCGACAGAAGAAGCAATACCATCATCCTGAAATTCCTGAAAGCTAAGGATTTTCATGTTATGGATGCTTTGTCAATGATCAAAGACACTTTGCGATGGCGAGCAGAAGTTGGTGTCGATACCCTCTTAGAGGAAGACCTTGGTAATTCTTTTGACAGGGTTTTGTTTACTCATGGTTATGATAAAGAAGGATACCCAATATGGTACTTGGCTTTAGGGGAACTTTTGAATAGCATGCTTTGTCAAACTACCTCTTCTGATGTCGAAAACCAGCATAAGTTTTATTGCTGGCTAATTCAATTTGTTGAGAGGAATATTAAGAAGCTTGATTTTAGTCGAGGAGGTAGAAACTCTTTTAATCTGGTCATTGATCTCGGGCTAGTCTCGTCATGGCATGGTACTCGAGATTTATACAAGGTCATCTACAAGTTCCTTCAACTCCTTCATGATCATTATCCTGGCTTTGTTGAAAAACAG ATGGAGCAGCAGCAAGATTGTAATATTTACAGGCGCATCCAAAACTCTCGAGACTCTTTTCAA GAATGTGATGTACATTGGGATCTTAGAGTGATTAATTGGGACATTATCTATCAAGCAGAATTTGTGCCCATTGCGAAAGGAAGATATATTACGGTCATATCAAAGCCGAGAAAGCTTACACCAACTGATAGACCTATCATTTCTGACAGTTTTAGGGTCAGTGAATCAGGGAAGTTGGTCCTCACAATTCATAACATGAATTCAAAGAAAAAGAAGCTCCTAGCTAGGGTTCGAGTTGTGCCAATTGATGGAACAAAGGTGGCAGATGAAGCATCTCTACGCGGCTGGTTACCTCAACCTGACGAATCATGTTAA